A single Pseudomonas sp. MM223 DNA region contains:
- the dapA_6 gene encoding 4-hydroxy-tetrahydrodipicolinate synthase (*Name dapA_6) codes for MKFEGIYTPAITPLAADGSIDKAAFADVLEYLVESKIHGVIIGGSTGEYYAHTTQERIELAAQAKDVLNGRLPLIVGTGGIRTEDAVAFAQHAKEIKADALLVGTPPYALPTQQEIALHVKAVDAAAGLPIMLYNYPGRMSVSMGEEFFDAVADVKNIVAIKESSGDMAQLHRLAIKRPNIQLSCGWDDQALEFFAWGAQSWVCAGSNFIPREHVALYEACVIEKDFAKGRKIMAAMMPLMDFLEGGKFVQAIKNGVALNGLKTGGVRKPLYDLDDAEKAELKRVVTELKATIALIK; via the coding sequence GTGAAATTCGAAGGCATCTACACCCCGGCAATCACTCCGCTGGCTGCGGACGGCTCGATCGACAAGGCAGCGTTTGCCGACGTCCTCGAATACCTGGTCGAGTCGAAAATCCACGGCGTCATCATTGGTGGCTCCACCGGCGAGTACTACGCCCACACCACCCAGGAGCGCATCGAGCTGGCCGCCCAGGCCAAGGACGTGCTCAACGGCCGCCTGCCGCTGATCGTCGGCACCGGTGGCATCCGCACCGAAGACGCCGTGGCTTTCGCCCAGCACGCCAAGGAAATCAAGGCTGACGCGCTGCTGGTCGGCACCCCGCCGTACGCGCTGCCAACCCAGCAGGAAATCGCCCTGCACGTCAAAGCGGTCGACGCCGCCGCTGGCCTGCCGATCATGCTCTACAACTACCCTGGCCGCATGAGCGTCAGCATGGGCGAGGAGTTCTTCGATGCCGTTGCCGATGTAAAGAACATCGTCGCCATCAAGGAAAGCTCCGGTGACATGGCCCAGCTGCACCGCCTGGCCATCAAGCGCCCGAACATCCAGCTGTCGTGCGGCTGGGACGACCAGGCCCTGGAGTTCTTTGCCTGGGGCGCCCAGAGCTGGGTCTGCGCCGGCTCCAACTTCATCCCGCGTGAGCACGTGGCCCTGTACGAGGCCTGCGTGATCGAGAAGGACTTTGCCAAAGGCCGCAAGATCATGGCCGCCATGATGCCGCTGATGGACTTCCTCGAAGGCGGCAAGTTCGTCCAGGCCATCAAGAACGGTGTGGCCCTGAACGGCCTGAAGACTGGCGGCGTGCGCAAGCCGCTGTACGACCTGGACGACGCCGAGAAAGCAGAACTCAAGCGCGTGGTCACCGAACTGAAGGCCACCATCGCCCTGATCAAATAA
- the ygcS_6 gene encoding Inner membrane metabolite transport protein YgcS (*Name ygcS_6), translating to MTNPNVSIEDVPVNNFHQLLTLRSGGGSFVDGYVLSIIGVAMVQMSAGLNLNSFWQGMIAASALIGIFFGGFFGGWLTDRFGRKRVFFVGPTLFILASVAQFWVESALALFLLRFAIGIAVGIEYPVATSLLVEFLPKKNRGPRLATLTVLWFAGAATAYLAGEAILRHGGDDAWRLVLASAAAIGALLFAIRLGTPESPRWLISKGRLAEAEQVIKRVYGNGFSLKNLPEEPKTRKLSFLSLLHSGYGKRMLFVTMFWTCSVIPVFAVYAFAPKVLGALNLKGDWASIGSIAITFLFVVGCIVGTRLLNTLGRRTTLLHSFFWSGLALLGLGAFSNGNEMLILVLFGAYALFIGGAQVLQLVYPNELFPTEIRAGAVGVGTSMSRVGAAVGTWLVPIALDNYGIGATMYAAAAVTFVGLAFSVALAPETRSLNLQQAASLG from the coding sequence ATGACAAATCCGAATGTTTCGATTGAAGATGTACCGGTCAACAACTTCCATCAATTGCTGACCCTGCGCTCTGGTGGTGGTTCGTTTGTCGATGGTTATGTACTGAGCATTATCGGCGTGGCCATGGTGCAGATGTCTGCAGGCCTGAACCTGAACAGTTTCTGGCAGGGCATGATCGCCGCTTCGGCGCTGATCGGCATTTTCTTCGGTGGTTTTTTTGGCGGTTGGCTGACCGACCGTTTTGGCCGCAAGCGTGTGTTTTTCGTTGGCCCGACCCTGTTCATCCTGGCCTCGGTCGCACAGTTTTGGGTGGAGTCGGCGCTGGCGTTGTTCCTGCTGCGGTTCGCCATTGGCATTGCCGTAGGCATCGAATACCCGGTTGCAACGTCGCTGCTGGTGGAGTTTCTGCCCAAGAAGAACCGTGGCCCGCGCCTGGCAACCCTGACGGTACTGTGGTTTGCCGGCGCTGCTACCGCCTACCTGGCCGGTGAGGCCATCCTGCGCCATGGGGGCGACGATGCCTGGCGGCTGGTGCTGGCCAGTGCTGCCGCCATTGGTGCGTTGCTGTTTGCCATCCGCCTGGGTACCCCGGAATCGCCCCGCTGGCTGATCAGCAAAGGCCGCCTGGCCGAGGCCGAGCAGGTGATCAAGCGCGTGTACGGCAATGGTTTTTCGCTGAAGAACCTGCCGGAAGAGCCCAAGACCCGCAAGCTGTCGTTCCTCAGCCTGCTGCACTCCGGCTACGGCAAACGCATGCTGTTTGTCACCATGTTCTGGACCTGCTCGGTCATCCCGGTGTTTGCGGTGTACGCATTCGCCCCGAAAGTGCTGGGTGCGTTGAACCTGAAAGGTGACTGGGCATCGATCGGCTCCATCGCCATTACCTTCCTGTTTGTGGTCGGCTGCATCGTAGGCACCCGCCTGCTCAACACCCTCGGCCGGCGCACCACGCTGCTGCACAGCTTCTTCTGGTCGGGGCTGGCGCTGCTGGGCCTGGGGGCCTTCAGCAACGGCAACGAGATGCTCATCCTGGTGCTGTTCGGTGCCTATGCTTTGTTCATCGGTGGCGCCCAGGTACTGCAACTGGTGTACCCCAACGAATTGTTCCCTACCGAAATCCGTGCCGGCGCCGTGGGCGTGGGCACTTCCATGTCGCGGGTCGGTGCCGCAGTCGGCACCTGGCTGGTGCCCATCGCCCTCGACAACTATGGCATCGGCGCCACCATGTATGCCGCTGCTGCCGTGACCTTCGTCGGCCTGGCTTTCTCGGTTGCGCTGGCCCCGGAAACCCGTTCGCTGAACCTGCAACAAGCCGCTTCGCTTGGCTGA
- the puuB_13 gene encoding Gamma-glutamylputrescine oxidoreductase (*Name puuB_13) produces the protein MTPVDNKIQVSDMTRISSLPADDATCGWYHLSKPRTPRPAHSGHSQARWVVVGAGFTGLAAARQLATNFPHDEIVLVEAQEVGFGTSGRNAGFAIDLPHDIGAEDYIGDIDIAKTVLKLNLGGQQYLKDLIERYDIECQFRHCGKYQAAIEDRGIAVLDAYRRGLDKLGQAYEVIEGRDLPDHIGTDFYRQGLFTPGTALLQPSALVKGLADSLPSNVSLYEHTPITDVEYGDKVVLRHAKGSITADKLVLTTNAFGMSFGFLKGRMLPVFTYGSITRPLTDDEQARLGGKPYWGVIPADPFGTTMRRTVDNRLLIRNSFSYNPDGRSNRKYLERFVQRHRESFARRFPMLPEVNFEYTWGGALALSRNHMGFFGKLAPNVVGALCCNGLGVTRGTVTGKLLADWLAGDKNELIEFLLNAPGPCANPPQPLVSLGLNANLMWGQFRAGKES, from the coding sequence TTGACCCCCGTCGACAACAAGATCCAGGTTAGTGACATGACAAGAATAAGTTCGTTACCTGCCGATGATGCCACCTGTGGCTGGTACCACCTGAGCAAACCGCGTACGCCAAGGCCGGCCCACAGTGGGCACAGCCAGGCACGCTGGGTGGTGGTGGGCGCAGGCTTCACCGGCCTTGCTGCCGCACGGCAGCTGGCAACGAACTTTCCGCATGACGAGATCGTGCTGGTCGAAGCCCAGGAGGTCGGTTTTGGCACTTCCGGGCGCAACGCCGGCTTTGCCATCGACCTGCCGCACGATATCGGCGCTGAGGACTACATTGGCGACATCGACATCGCCAAGACCGTGCTCAAACTCAACCTGGGTGGCCAGCAATACCTCAAGGACCTGATCGAGCGCTACGACATCGAGTGCCAGTTCCGCCACTGCGGCAAGTACCAGGCGGCCATCGAAGACCGCGGCATTGCCGTGCTGGATGCCTACCGCCGGGGCCTGGACAAACTGGGTCAAGCCTATGAAGTGATCGAGGGCCGCGACCTGCCCGATCACATCGGCACGGATTTCTACCGCCAGGGTCTGTTCACGCCAGGTACTGCCTTGCTGCAACCCTCGGCGTTGGTCAAAGGCCTGGCCGATAGCCTGCCGTCGAACGTCTCGCTGTACGAACACACACCGATCACCGACGTCGAGTATGGCGACAAGGTGGTGCTGCGCCACGCCAAGGGTTCGATCACCGCCGACAAGCTGGTGCTTACCACCAACGCCTTCGGCATGAGCTTCGGTTTCCTCAAGGGCCGCATGCTGCCGGTGTTTACCTACGGCAGCATCACCCGCCCGCTGACCGACGACGAACAGGCGCGCCTGGGCGGCAAACCCTACTGGGGCGTGATCCCGGCCGACCCGTTCGGCACCACCATGCGCCGTACCGTCGACAACCGCCTGTTGATCCGCAACAGCTTCAGCTACAACCCCGACGGACGAAGCAACCGCAAATACCTGGAGCGCTTTGTTCAGCGCCACCGCGAATCGTTCGCCCGGCGTTTCCCGATGTTGCCTGAGGTGAACTTTGAATATACCTGGGGCGGCGCGCTGGCACTGTCGCGCAACCACATGGGCTTTTTCGGCAAGTTGGCGCCCAATGTAGTTGGCGCACTGTGCTGTAACGGCTTGGGCGTTACCCGTGGCACCGTCACCGGCAAGTTGCTGGCCGACTGGCTGGCCGGTGACAAGAACGAACTGATCGAATTTTTGCTCAATGCCCCAGGGCCTTGTGCAAACCCGCCGCAGCCCTTGGTTTCCTTGGGCCTGAACGCCAACCTGATGTGGGGGCAGTTCCGCGCTGGCAAAGAAAGCTGA
- the bauD_1 gene encoding putative GABA permease (*Name bauD_1) yields MTSASGAGNQLAQGFKQRHVTMLSIAGVIGAGLFIGSGHAIAAAGPSAIVAYALAGALVVLVMRMLGEMAVASPDTGSFSTYADRAIGRWAGFTIGWLYWWFWVLVIPIEAIAAGVVLNNWFPHIDAWFFALSMTVLLTATNLFSVAKYGEFEFWFAMLKVIAIVAFIALGAAALAGVLPARQVSGLPLLLEQQGGFMPNGWTAIIGALLTTMFSYLGTEAVTIAASESKDPARNIAKATRSVIWRISVFYLLSIFVIISVVPWNDPLLPVQGSYQRALEIMNIPYAKQLVDIVVLVAVASCLNSSIYISSRMLYSLSKRGDAPGFIQRTSKVGVPRAAVIGSTLIGMLATIVNYFAPAEVFAFLLASSGSIALLVYLAIAFSQLRMRAILQRQNVEIAFRMWLYPWLTYAVIGFIIFALGTMFVMPQHRMEVSLTFALALVILVLGVITSKRHARREALAAA; encoded by the coding sequence ATGACAAGCGCGAGTGGCGCCGGCAATCAGCTGGCGCAAGGCTTCAAGCAACGCCATGTGACCATGCTCTCCATCGCCGGGGTAATCGGTGCCGGGTTGTTCATCGGCTCCGGGCACGCCATTGCGGCGGCCGGCCCATCGGCCATCGTCGCCTACGCCCTGGCAGGTGCGTTGGTGGTGCTGGTGATGCGCATGCTCGGGGAAATGGCTGTCGCCAGCCCCGATACCGGCTCGTTCTCCACCTACGCCGACCGCGCCATCGGCCGCTGGGCCGGCTTTACCATCGGCTGGCTGTACTGGTGGTTCTGGGTGCTGGTGATTCCCATCGAAGCCATCGCCGCCGGCGTGGTCCTCAACAACTGGTTCCCGCACATCGATGCCTGGTTTTTCGCCCTGAGCATGACCGTGCTGTTGACCGCCACCAACCTGTTCAGCGTGGCCAAGTACGGCGAGTTCGAGTTCTGGTTCGCCATGCTCAAGGTCATTGCCATTGTCGCGTTCATCGCCCTGGGCGCAGCGGCACTGGCGGGTGTGCTGCCGGCGCGGCAGGTCAGTGGCTTGCCCCTGTTGCTGGAGCAGCAGGGCGGGTTCATGCCCAATGGCTGGACGGCGATCATCGGCGCCTTGCTGACCACCATGTTCAGCTACCTGGGCACCGAAGCGGTGACCATTGCCGCCTCCGAATCGAAAGACCCGGCACGCAACATCGCCAAGGCCACACGCTCGGTGATCTGGCGTATCAGCGTGTTCTACCTGCTGTCGATCTTCGTGATCATTTCGGTGGTGCCGTGGAACGACCCGCTGCTGCCGGTGCAAGGCTCGTATCAACGGGCGCTGGAAATCATGAACATCCCGTATGCCAAGCAACTGGTGGACATCGTGGTGCTGGTGGCGGTGGCCAGCTGCCTGAACTCGTCGATCTACATTTCCTCACGCATGCTCTACTCGCTGAGCAAGCGCGGCGATGCGCCGGGCTTCATCCAGCGCACCTCGAAGGTGGGCGTACCGCGTGCGGCGGTCATCGGTAGCACGCTGATCGGCATGTTGGCGACCATCGTCAACTACTTTGCCCCGGCTGAGGTGTTTGCCTTCCTGCTGGCCAGCTCCGGGTCGATTGCGTTGCTGGTGTACCTGGCGATTGCCTTTTCGCAACTGCGCATGCGGGCCATCCTGCAACGGCAGAATGTCGAGATCGCTTTCCGTATGTGGCTGTACCCATGGCTGACCTATGCGGTGATCGGCTTCATCATCTTTGCCTTGGGCACCATGTTCGTCATGCCCCAGCACCGCATGGAGGTGTCGCTAACCTTTGCACTGGCGCTGGTGATCCTGGTGTTGGGGGTGATTACCAGCAAGCGGCATGCGCGGCGAGAGGCGCTGGCAGCTGCTTGA
- the rutE gene encoding malonic semialdehyde reductase RutE (*Name rutE), with the protein MSANPRIADYAINEQFINRWSPRAFTAEPISEETLLSFLEAARWAPSAYNSQPWRFLYARRDTPNWERYLNLLVPFNRSWAQQASALVLIISKTTFAAPGATEEKPALWHTFDTGSAWGHLALQASISGWHTHGMAGFDQDLARQELKVPEGYVLHAMVAIGKLGDKASLDEALQSREVPSPRKPLSELAAEGDFSL; encoded by the coding sequence ATGAGCGCCAACCCCCGCATTGCCGATTACGCCATCAACGAACAGTTCATCAACCGCTGGTCGCCACGCGCCTTCACGGCCGAACCGATCAGCGAAGAAACCCTGCTGAGCTTCCTGGAAGCCGCACGCTGGGCACCGTCGGCGTACAACTCGCAGCCTTGGCGCTTCTTGTATGCCCGCCGTGACACGCCAAACTGGGAGCGTTACCTGAACCTGCTGGTGCCGTTCAACCGCAGCTGGGCACAACAGGCGTCGGCACTGGTGCTGATCATTTCCAAGACCACCTTTGCAGCCCCGGGGGCCACGGAAGAAAAACCGGCGCTGTGGCACACCTTCGACACCGGCTCCGCCTGGGGCCACCTGGCCCTGCAGGCCAGCATCAGCGGCTGGCACACCCATGGCATGGCAGGTTTCGACCAGGACCTGGCGCGCCAGGAACTGAAGGTTCCCGAGGGTTATGTGCTGCATGCCATGGTGGCAATCGGCAAGCTGGGTGACAAGGCCAGCCTGGATGAAGCGCTGCAGTCGCGTGAAGTGCCGAGCCCGCGCAAGCCGTTGAGCGAGCTGGCGGCCGAGGGTGATTTCAGCCTGTAA
- the ghrA_2 gene encoding Glyoxylate/hydroxypyruvate reductase A (*Name ghrA_2): MRVLIAEHDHARYAGLLREAAPEVEVLTSGDSAELALQAPQCTVWLGQPDLLASLLRQGHKPAWMQSTWAGITPLLADGLPRDYRLTRAVGIFGQVMAEYMLTYMLGHEREVLSRLVSQVERRWDDRPGRTLEGRKVLIVGTGDIGQRVAEFLQPFGVVLYGVASTAREQAPFVEVAALADLPRMVGQVDYVLNLLPDTPATHDLYDAALFKCFQPTTLFINAGRGAAVVDADLVEALKEGHLAGAVIDVCRQEPLPRQHPFWTAWGLLLTGHSSAPTSPAAMVRLFVENVRAYQAGQGLRGEVDFAKGY; encoded by the coding sequence ATGCGTGTACTGATTGCTGAGCATGACCATGCTCGATACGCGGGTCTTTTGCGCGAAGCAGCGCCTGAAGTGGAAGTCCTGACCAGCGGTGACTCCGCCGAACTGGCCCTTCAGGCACCGCAGTGCACGGTATGGCTGGGCCAGCCGGATCTGCTGGCGAGCTTGCTGCGCCAGGGCCACAAGCCGGCGTGGATGCAATCGACGTGGGCCGGTATCACGCCGTTGCTGGCCGACGGCCTGCCGCGTGACTATCGCCTGACCCGTGCGGTGGGCATTTTCGGCCAGGTGATGGCCGAGTACATGCTTACCTATATGCTCGGCCATGAGCGCGAGGTGCTGTCGCGCCTGGTCAGCCAGGTCGAGCGGCGCTGGGATGACCGCCCGGGGCGCACGCTGGAAGGGCGCAAGGTGCTGATTGTCGGCACCGGAGACATTGGCCAGCGGGTAGCCGAGTTCCTGCAACCGTTTGGTGTGGTGCTGTACGGTGTGGCCAGCACCGCCCGTGAACAGGCACCGTTCGTCGAGGTGGCGGCCCTGGCCGACTTGCCGCGCATGGTGGGCCAGGTCGATTACGTGCTCAACCTGCTGCCGGATACTCCGGCCACGCATGATTTGTATGACGCCGCATTGTTCAAATGCTTCCAGCCGACCACGCTGTTCATCAATGCCGGGCGTGGCGCGGCGGTGGTCGATGCTGATCTCGTCGAGGCGCTGAAGGAGGGGCATCTGGCTGGGGCGGTGATCGATGTCTGCCGGCAAGAGCCATTGCCCCGGCAGCACCCGTTCTGGACCGCCTGGGGGCTGTTGCTGACCGGGCACAGCTCGGCACCCACCTCGCCGGCGGCGATGGTACGGTTGTTTGTCGAGAATGTGCGGGCGTATCAGGCGGGGCAGGGGTTGCGCGGGGAAGTGGACTTCGCCAAGGGCTATTGA
- the ycgL gene encoding Protein YcgL (*Name ycgL), whose product MKRICSIYKSPRKNEMYLYVLKADGLERVPEGLLPAFGTPMHAFDLVLSPERKLAREDITKVLENLDNQGYHLQMPPLEDEYIEHLPEELLRRNDPV is encoded by the coding sequence ATGAAACGCATTTGCTCGATCTACAAGAGCCCCCGCAAGAACGAAATGTACCTGTACGTGCTCAAGGCGGACGGCCTGGAGCGTGTGCCCGAAGGCCTGCTGCCTGCCTTTGGTACCCCCATGCACGCGTTCGACCTGGTGCTCAGCCCCGAGCGCAAGCTGGCCCGCGAGGACATCACCAAGGTGCTGGAAAACCTCGACAACCAGGGCTACCACCTGCAGATGCCGCCGTTGGAAGATGAGTACATCGAGCACCTGCCCGAAGAGCTGCTGCGCCGTAACGACCCGGTCTGA
- the rnd gene encoding Ribonuclease D (*Name rnd), with protein sequence MAIEIHWIRDDQSLAEHCRDWHQLPFVAVDTEFMRVDTFYPKAGLIQIGDGQRAFLIDPLLIGNWQPLADLLEDSGVVKVLHACSEDLEVLLRLTGKLPQPLFDTQLAAGYLNLGFSMGYSRLVQEVLGIELPKGETRSDWLQRPLSETQVSYAAEDAVHLAELFTALRPRLSDDKYAWVLEDGAELVAALRREVEPESLYRDVKLAWKLAPQQLAVLRELCAWREREARNRDVPRNRILKEHSLWPMAKSQPNNLSALAKIDEMHPRTIRQDGEFLIQLIKRAGSLPAEQWPASLPEPLPIEAAGILKQLRAIGQAEGERLGITPELMLRKKALEALLKSGYPNGPYQLPDSLRGWRRERMGQALLDNLAGAGETR encoded by the coding sequence GTGGCCATCGAAATACACTGGATCCGTGACGACCAGAGCCTGGCCGAACACTGCCGCGACTGGCACCAATTGCCCTTCGTCGCCGTTGACACCGAATTCATGCGGGTCGACACCTTCTACCCCAAAGCCGGGCTGATCCAGATCGGTGACGGCCAGCGGGCGTTCCTGATCGACCCGCTGTTGATTGGCAACTGGCAACCCTTGGCCGACCTGCTGGAAGACAGCGGCGTGGTCAAGGTGCTGCATGCCTGCAGCGAAGACCTTGAAGTGCTGCTGCGCCTGACCGGCAAGCTGCCGCAGCCGCTGTTCGACACCCAGCTGGCTGCCGGCTACCTGAACCTGGGCTTCTCCATGGGCTATTCGCGCCTGGTGCAAGAGGTGCTGGGTATCGAGTTGCCCAAGGGCGAGACCCGCTCCGACTGGCTGCAGCGCCCGCTCTCGGAAACCCAGGTCAGTTATGCCGCCGAGGATGCCGTGCACCTGGCCGAGCTGTTTACCGCGCTGCGCCCGCGTTTGTCCGACGACAAGTACGCCTGGGTGCTGGAAGACGGTGCCGAACTGGTGGCCGCATTGCGCCGTGAAGTCGAGCCCGAAAGCCTGTACCGCGACGTCAAGCTCGCCTGGAAGCTGGCCCCCCAGCAACTGGCGGTGCTGCGTGAACTGTGCGCCTGGCGCGAGCGCGAAGCACGCAACCGCGATGTGCCGCGTAACCGCATCCTCAAGGAACACTCGCTGTGGCCCATGGCCAAGAGCCAGCCGAACAACCTGTCGGCGCTGGCCAAGATCGACGAGATGCACCCGCGCACCATTCGTCAGGACGGTGAGTTCCTTATCCAGCTGATCAAGCGCGCCGGCAGCCTGCCTGCCGAGCAGTGGCCAGCGTCGCTGCCCGAGCCATTGCCGATCGAGGCCGCCGGCATCCTCAAGCAGCTGCGTGCCATCGGCCAGGCCGAAGGCGAGCGCCTGGGGATCACCCCCGAACTGATGCTGCGCAAGAAAGCCCTGGAGGCGCTGCTCAAGAGCGGTTACCCCAACGGCCCTTATCAACTGCCCGATTCGCTGCGCGGCTGGCGCCGTGAGCGTATGGGCCAGGCCCTGCTGGACAACCTGGCAGGTGCCGGAGAGACCCGATGA
- the eptA_2 gene encoding Phosphoethanolamine transferase EptA (*Name eptA_2): MLNFKSLRTEWVTLLASLYLLIGLNMFLWGHLQEVVPAGPSGLWLSLAFAVLMLFAFNLILTLVAFRYVLKPVLIVLFMSGAGVAYFMNQYGVLIDAGMFRNMAETNVAEVRDLMSLKFAAYILLLGVLPSVLLWKAPIAYRPWHRELLGKLVVSGACVVALGSVALVNYQGLSSLFRNHHELRLMLTPSNIVGASIGYVSERVGTASRPFQSYGEDAKRDAAWQKHERKSLTVLVVGESARADHFGVLGYDRDTTPNLAKEQGLLAFSDVHSCGTETAVSVPCMFSGMKRKDYDARVAKNREGLLDILQRAGLAVQWRDNQSGCKGTCDRVQFIDVSNLKDPQLCANGECHDQILLQGLDELIDNLDKDTVLVLHQMGSHGPEYFKRYPSGGERFTPVCQSNALNQCSEQEIINGYDNTLAYTDKVLASLIDTLRSKQDKVDTAMIYLSDHGESLGEYNLFLHGTPYAIAPEQQKHVPLLTWFSDSYKEDFGIDTDCLAKLSDAPLSQDNLFHSMLGLLKVHTEVYQQSLDMFASCRPWLAAKR, from the coding sequence ATGCTCAACTTCAAATCCCTGCGGACTGAATGGGTCACGCTGCTGGCCAGCCTTTACCTGCTGATTGGCTTGAACATGTTCCTTTGGGGGCACTTGCAAGAGGTGGTGCCCGCCGGCCCGTCGGGGCTTTGGCTGAGCCTGGCGTTTGCCGTGCTGATGTTGTTCGCCTTCAACCTCATCCTCACATTGGTTGCCTTCCGATATGTATTGAAGCCAGTACTTATCGTGTTGTTCATGAGTGGCGCGGGTGTGGCTTACTTCATGAACCAATACGGCGTACTTATTGATGCCGGCATGTTCCGCAATATGGCAGAGACCAATGTTGCAGAAGTGCGCGACCTGATGTCGCTGAAGTTTGCCGCTTATATCCTGCTGCTGGGTGTATTGCCGTCGGTGCTGCTGTGGAAGGCGCCTATCGCCTATCGCCCCTGGCACCGCGAGCTGTTGGGCAAGCTGGTGGTCAGTGGTGCCTGTGTGGTGGCCCTTGGCTCGGTAGCGCTAGTCAACTATCAAGGCTTGTCGTCGTTGTTTCGCAACCACCACGAACTGCGCCTGATGCTGACCCCGAGCAATATCGTCGGGGCCTCGATTGGTTATGTCAGCGAGCGTGTCGGTACTGCCTCGCGCCCGTTCCAGAGTTATGGCGAAGATGCCAAGCGTGATGCGGCCTGGCAAAAACACGAGCGCAAGTCGCTGACGGTGCTGGTCGTGGGTGAAAGTGCCCGGGCAGACCATTTCGGCGTGCTGGGCTATGACCGCGATACCACGCCGAACCTTGCCAAGGAACAGGGCCTGCTGGCGTTTTCCGACGTGCATTCCTGCGGCACGGAAACCGCCGTATCGGTGCCGTGCATGTTCTCTGGCATGAAGCGCAAGGACTACGATGCCCGCGTGGCGAAGAACCGCGAAGGGCTGCTGGACATTCTCCAGCGTGCCGGCCTGGCCGTGCAGTGGCGTGACAACCAGTCGGGGTGCAAGGGTACCTGCGACCGCGTGCAGTTCATCGATGTCAGCAACCTCAAGGACCCCCAGCTGTGTGCCAATGGCGAATGCCATGACCAGATCCTGCTGCAAGGCCTGGACGAGCTGATCGACAACCTCGACAAGGATACCGTGCTGGTGCTGCACCAGATGGGCAGCCACGGCCCGGAATACTTCAAACGCTACCCCAGTGGCGGCGAGCGCTTCACGCCGGTGTGCCAGAGCAACGCGTTGAACCAGTGCAGCGAGCAGGAAATCATCAACGGCTATGACAACACCCTGGCCTATACCGACAAGGTGCTGGCTTCGCTGATCGATACCTTGCGCAGCAAGCAGGACAAGGTCGACACGGCCATGATCTACCTGTCCGACCATGGCGAATCGCTGGGCGAGTACAACCTGTTCCTGCATGGCACGCCTTACGCCATTGCCCCTGAGCAGCAGAAACACGTGCCGCTGCTGACCTGGTTCTCCGACAGTTACAAGGAGGACTTCGGCATCGACACCGACTGCCTGGCCAAGCTCAGCGATGCCCCGCTGTCGCAGGACAACCTGTTCCATTCCATGCTCGGCCTGTTGAAGGTGCACACCGAGGTCTACCAGCAGTCGCTGGACATGTTCGCCAGCTGCCGGCCTTGGCTGGCGGCCAAGCGCTGA